Proteins encoded by one window of Caminicella sporogenes DSM 14501:
- the trpS gene encoding tryptophan--tRNA ligase: protein MKRVLSGVQPTSEIHLGNYIGAIKRFVELQNEMDCFFCVVDMHSITIPQDPKNLYENSLKLAALYMAVGIDPSKATIFLQSQVPAHAELAWYLQCNTYIGELNRMTQFKDKSQGKEVVTTGLYTYPVLMAADILLYDTHYVPVGEDQKQHLELCRDIAIRFNKKFGETFIIPEPLIAKFGARIMSLDDPTKKMSKSNENKYSKINLLDSPSKIKKSIMKAVTDSESEIRYDVKNKPGVSNLMTIYSVLTKTSLEDIEKRYEGQGYGTFKKDLVEIVISSLEPIQKKYKEIIESGEVEKVLKEGAEKAKEVSHKILTDVKKKMGFVIF, encoded by the coding sequence ATGAAAAGAGTTCTTTCCGGTGTACAACCTACTTCGGAAATCCATTTAGGTAACTATATAGGTGCTATAAAAAGATTTGTTGAACTACAAAATGAAATGGACTGCTTCTTCTGCGTAGTTGACATGCATTCTATTACTATACCTCAAGACCCTAAAAATCTTTATGAAAATTCTCTAAAGCTTGCAGCTCTTTACATGGCAGTTGGTATAGACCCTAGTAAAGCAACTATATTCCTCCAATCTCAAGTTCCTGCTCACGCTGAATTAGCTTGGTACTTGCAGTGTAATACATATATAGGTGAACTAAATAGAATGACTCAATTTAAAGATAAAAGTCAAGGAAAAGAAGTTGTTACTACTGGTTTATATACTTATCCAGTCCTAATGGCAGCAGATATTCTCCTTTACGATACACATTATGTTCCAGTTGGAGAAGACCAAAAACAACATCTTGAATTATGTCGTGACATTGCTATTAGATTTAATAAAAAATTTGGAGAAACATTTATAATACCAGAACCTCTTATTGCAAAATTTGGTGCTCGAATAATGTCATTAGATGACCCAACTAAAAAAATGAGCAAAAGTAATGAAAATAAATATAGTAAAATAAATTTACTTGATTCTCCTTCAAAAATTAAGAAAAGTATTATGAAAGCTGTAACTGACAGTGAAAGTGAAATAAGATACGATGTAAAAAATAAACCAGGTGTAAGTAATCTTATGACTATCTATAGTGTCTTAACAAAAACTTCTTTAGAAGATATTGAAAAAAGATATGAAGGTCAAGGATATGGTACATTCAAAAAAGATTTGGTTGAAATTGTAATATCAAGTTTAGAACCTATACAAAAAAAATATAAAGAAATAATAGAATCTGGAGAAGTAGAAAAAGTTTTAAAAGAAGGTGCTGAAAAAGCCAAAGAAGTTTCACATAAAATCTTAACTGATGTAAAGAAAAAAATGGGGTTTGTTATATTTTAA
- a CDS encoding ATP-binding protein produces MKESISLSLPSKPEYVSIARLTSSAIANSMGFNIEDIEDIRLAVGEACNNAVLHGRNGDSNFNINFTIYEDKFVIEIFDEGKGFEIEKCPEPDFSNPKESGLGLFIIESLMDEVEVISSPGEGTNVKMIKYLND; encoded by the coding sequence ATGAAAGAAAGTATTTCTCTATCTTTACCCAGTAAACCTGAATATGTAAGTATAGCAAGACTAACGTCTTCTGCAATAGCAAATAGTATGGGATTTAATATTGAAGATATAGAAGATATAAGACTTGCAGTAGGTGAAGCCTGCAATAATGCAGTTTTACATGGTAGGAATGGGGATAGTAATTTTAATATTAACTTTACAATTTATGAGGATAAATTTGTTATAGAAATATTTGATGAGGGTAAAGGTTTTGAAATAGAAAAGTGTCCTGAACCAGATTTTTCAAATCCAAAGGAAAGTGGTCTAGGATTATTTATAATTGAATCTTTAATGGATGAAGTCGAGGTTATATCTTCCCCAGGTGAAGGAACAAATGTAAAAATGATAAAATACTTAAATGATTAA
- a CDS encoding SigB/SigF/SigG family RNA polymerase sigma factor, which produces MKSVVNSTVEYSYSIESLKDLDHKELFKIFKETKDINIRNELVKRFLYIPEILSKRYINKGVEYDDIYQVASLGLIFAIERFDIDKGFEFSSFATPTIIGEIKKYFRDKGWSIKVPRRIQELSKKVNLAKAKLQQELQRVPKIKDIADYLSVTEEEVLEAMEASHVYTPKSLDVSYDKNGDDKDIQLMDIVGEDDKYFDDIENKDFLKQCMSKLNKVEIKIIKDRFFKNKTQIEVALDLGVSQMTVSRMEKKIIKKLRKEYEKLKEL; this is translated from the coding sequence GTGAAAAGTGTTGTCAATTCAACTGTAGAATATAGTTATAGTATAGAATCCCTAAAAGATTTAGACCACAAGGAGCTATTTAAAATATTTAAAGAAACTAAGGATATTAATATTAGAAATGAATTGGTAAAAAGATTTTTATATATACCTGAGATTCTTTCTAAAAGATATATAAATAAAGGAGTAGAATATGATGATATATACCAAGTTGCTTCATTAGGACTCATTTTTGCTATAGAAAGATTTGATATAGACAAAGGCTTTGAATTTTCTAGTTTTGCTACACCTACTATTATAGGCGAAATAAAGAAATATTTTAGGGATAAGGGTTGGTCTATAAAAGTTCCAAGAAGAATTCAAGAGTTATCTAAAAAAGTAAATTTAGCAAAAGCTAAGCTTCAGCAAGAACTTCAAAGAGTTCCGAAAATAAAGGATATAGCTGACTATTTATCGGTTACGGAAGAAGAAGTTCTTGAAGCTATGGAGGCAAGTCATGTTTATACACCTAAGTCATTAGATGTAAGTTATGATAAAAATGGTGATGATAAAGACATTCAACTGATGGATATAGTAGGTGAAGATGATAAATATTTTGATGATATAGAAAATAAAGACTTTCTAAAGCAGTGTATGAGTAAACTTAATAAAGTTGAAATTAAAATAATAAAAGACAGATTTTTTAAGAATAAGACTCAAATAGAAGTTGCTTTAGATTTAGGAGTTTCTCAGATGACTGTTTCAAGGATGGAGAAAAAAATAATAAAGAAGCTTAGAAAAGAATATGAAAAGTTAAAAGAATTGTAA
- a CDS encoding uracil-DNA glycosylase codes for MQKEVEYENLKNECLKESEEPIVFGEGRLDAKIVLIGEAPGAKEIEMRKPFVGQAGKNLDEFLEIVEISRDDIYITNVVKIRPYRINKKTGRKINRAPNKREIDKYSKYLFKELEIIKPKLIVTLGNVPLKTLLNDFDAKISNLHGQVYNISNRIIFPLYHPAAVIYNRSLRGTYLEDLNRLKKYIKEKGIIK; via the coding sequence ATGCAAAAAGAAGTAGAATATGAAAATTTAAAAAATGAATGTTTAAAAGAAAGTGAAGAACCAATAGTTTTTGGTGAAGGTAGATTGGATGCTAAAATAGTTTTAATTGGAGAAGCACCTGGAGCGAAAGAGATAGAAATGAGAAAACCTTTTGTAGGACAAGCAGGCAAAAATTTAGATGAATTTCTTGAAATAGTTGAAATAAGTAGAGATGATATATATATAACTAATGTTGTAAAAATAAGACCTTATAGAATAAATAAAAAAACAGGACGAAAAATTAATAGAGCACCTAACAAGAGAGAAATTGATAAATATTCCAAATATTTATTTAAGGAATTAGAGATTATAAAACCAAAATTAATTGTTACTCTTGGAAATGTACCTTTAAAAACATTATTAAATGATTTTGATGCTAAGATAAGTAATCTTCATGGACAGGTCTATAATATAAGTAATAGAATTATTTTTCCATTATATCATCCTGCTGCAGTTATATACAATAGAAGTTTAAGAGGTACATATTTAGAAGATTTAAATAGACTGAAAAAATATATAAAAGAAAAAGGTATCATTAAATAA
- a CDS encoding ferritin-like domain-containing protein, which produces MYYRDYMMPTMWQVHYGYQNNMRKFYYSFREALKLVKDAVLGEKKDELFYDYLITKAPTKEEKEIIRTIRNDERKHNKMFRQIYKDFTGMDIKIDEEIEFEKPNSYIDGIKRALFGELKAMEKYRNIRAGLPGRYYRDMVFEILTDELKHADKYNYILNKDLYRRID; this is translated from the coding sequence ATGTATTATCGAGATTATATGATGCCAACCATGTGGCAGGTTCATTATGGGTATCAAAATAATATGAGAAAATTTTATTATTCTTTTAGAGAAGCATTGAAATTAGTTAAAGATGCAGTTTTAGGGGAAAAAAAGGACGAATTGTTTTATGATTATCTTATAACTAAAGCACCAACAAAAGAAGAAAAAGAAATAATAAGAACTATTAGAAATGATGAAAGAAAACATAATAAAATGTTTAGGCAAATATATAAGGATTTTACAGGTATGGATATTAAAATTGATGAAGAAATAGAGTTTGAAAAGCCTAATTCATATATCGATGGAATAAAAAGAGCTTTATTTGGAGAATTAAAAGCAATGGAAAAGTATAGAAATATAAGAGCTGGGTTACCAGGAAGATATTATAGAGATATGGTTTTTGAAATTTTAACAGATGAATTAAAACATGCAGATAAATATAATTATATCTTAAATAAAGATTTGTATAGAAGAATAGATTAA